One Papaver somniferum cultivar HN1 unplaced genomic scaffold, ASM357369v1 unplaced-scaffold_35, whole genome shotgun sequence DNA window includes the following coding sequences:
- the LOC113342157 gene encoding uncharacterized protein LOC113342157, translated as MAIPAAQVRVLNVDEDVEEFPFRFAALLCDDSRNYHKTSIKHHLNRIWTINSPYFKLAKPYVQELGIQNLFVVMFKKSQDRDSTFLARPTLLFGQLFAVQPLGNLESIFDLVWDKTLMHVQIPIHSDLVNKGRAREVLDQLGTFVSADSPVGNLYEAKLMVPLRYPLTRKVVINTSTRPYYMTVFYPKLPFLACKKCFILYHNEDNCREIRMRIFVRALPAPSPRATHVSVTNVHSSSEDGECSNAGKANSVVAADAVSDEHSKPSGFSVSLHPSAALRNTGSSSFSPVFPSDKPRNSPLTIRELVSSQPNSVGFPSSFEDMSFDVDGLLHD; from the coding sequence ATGGCAATTCCTGCTGCTCAAGTAAGAGTCCTTAATGtagatgaagatgttgaagaatTTCCTTTTCGCTTTGCTGCTCTTCTCTGTGATGATAGTCGCAATTACCATAAAACTTCAATTAAGCATCATCTCAATAGAATCTGGACAATCAATTCTCCATACTTCAAACTTGCTAAGCCTTATGTCCAAGAATTGGGTATTCAAAATCTCTTTGTAGTTATGTTTAAGAAAAGTCAAGATAGGGATTCAACTTTCCTTGCTAGGCCTACTCTTCTGTTTGGCCAGCTTTTTGCAGTCCAACCATTAGGTAATTTGGAatctatttttgatttggtttgggATAAGACTTTGATGCATGTCCAAATCCCTATTCATTCAGACTTGGTTAACAAAGGGAGGGCTAGAGAGGTCTTAGATCAGTTGGGAACTTTTGTGTCAGCGGATTCTCCTGTAGGGAATCTTTATGAAGCTAAATTGATGGTGCCTCTTAGGTATCCACTTACTCGGAAAGTTGTCATCAACACCAGCACGAGGCCTTATTATATGACTGTATTCTACCCAAAACTGCCTTTTCTTGCTTGCAAGAAGTGTTTCATTCTTTACCATAATGAAGATAACTGCAGAGAGATTCGAATGAGAATCTTTGTCAGGGCTCTGCCGGCTCCATCTCCTAGGGCCACTCATGTTTCTGTAACTAATGTGCATTCAAGTTCTGAAGATGGTGAATGCTCAAATGCAGGGAAGGCTAATTCTGTAGTTGCTGCTGATGCTGTATCTGATGAGCACTCAAAGCCATCTGGCTTTTCTGTCAGTCTGCATCCCTCTGCAGCTCTCAGAAATACAggttcttcatcattttctcctgTTTTTCCATCTGATAAACCTAGAAATTCTCCTTTGACAATTAGAGAGCTTGTTTCGTCtcaaccaaattcagttggtttTCCTTCGTCTTTTGAAGATATGTCTTTTGATGTCGATGGTCTTTTGCATGATTGA